Proteins from one Meriones unguiculatus strain TT.TT164.6M chromosome 10, Bangor_MerUng_6.1, whole genome shotgun sequence genomic window:
- the Edc4 gene encoding enhancer of mRNA-decapping protein 4 isoform X2, producing MASCASIDIEDATQHLRDILKLDRPAGGEPGSGSNAESQRPSNTYNGDLNGLLVPDPLSSGDGNSTSKPGIRTMPPINLQEKQVICLSGDDSSTCIGILAKEVEIVASSDSSISSKARGSNKVKIQPVAKYDWEQKYYYGNLIAVSNSFLAYAIRAANNGSAMVRVISVSTSERTLLKGFTGSVADLAFAHLNSPQLACLDEAGNLFVWRLALVKGKIQEEILVHIRQPEGTPLNHFRRIIWCPFIPEESEDCCEESSPTVALLHEDRAEVWDLDMLRSSHNSWPVDVSQIKQGFIVVKGHSTCLSEGALSPDGTVLATASHDGFVKFWQIYIEGQDEPRCLHEWKPHDGRPLSCLLFCDNHKKQDPEVPFWRFLITGADQNRELKMWCTVSWTCLQTIRFSPDIFSSVSVPPSLKVCLDLSAEYLILSDVQRKVLYVMELLQNQDEGRACFSSISEFLLTHPVLSFGIQVVSRCRLRHTEVLPAEEENDSLGAESSHGAGALESAAGVLIKLFCVHTKALQDVQIRFQPQLNPDVVAPLPTHTAHEDFTFGESRPELGSEGLASAAHGSQPDLRRIVELPAPADFLSLSSETKPKLMTPDAFMTPTASLQQISASPSSSSSSSSSSSSSSSSSSSSSSLTAVSAVSSSSAMDPSLPRPPEELTLSPKLQLDGSLTINSSSSLQASPRSLLPGLLPGPTDKLTPKGPGQVSTSASALSLDLQEVEPLGLPQASPSRTRSPDVISSASTALSQDIPEIASEALSRGFGSSVPEGLIEPDSMASAASALHLLSPRPRQGPELGSQLGLDGGPGDGDRHNTPSLLEAALTQEVATPDSQVWPTAPDITRETCSTLTESPRNGLQEKHKSLAFHRPPYHLLQQHDSQDTSAEQSDHDDEVASLASASGGFGSKIPAPRLPVKDWKTKGSPRTSPKLKRKSKKDDGDSTVGSRLTEHQVAEPPEDWPALLWQQQRELAELWHNQEELLQRLCAQLEGLQSTVTDHVERALETRHEQEQQRLERALAEGQQRGGQLQEQLTQQLSQALSSAVAGRLERSIRDEIKKTVPPCVSRSLEPVAGQLSNSVATKLTAVEGSMKENISKLLKSKNLTDAIARAAADTLQGPMQAAYREAFQSVVLPAFEKSCQAMFQQINDSFRLGTQEYLQQLESHMKSRKAREQEAREPVLAQLRGLVSTLQSATEQMAATVSSSVRAEVQHQLHVAVGSLQESILAQVQRIVKGEVSVALKEQQATVTSSIMQAMRSAAGTPVPSAHLDCQAQQAHILQLLQQGHLNQAFQQALTAADLNLVLYVCETVDPAQVFGQPPCPLSQPVLLSLIQQLASDLGTRSDLKLSYLEEAVMHLDHSDPITRDHMGSVMAQVRQKLFQFLQADPHNSLGKAARRLSLMLHGLVTPSLP from the exons ATGGCCTCCTGCGCGAGCATCGACATTGAGGACGCCACGCAGCATCTGCGGGACATTCTCAAACTGGACCGGCCCGCCGGAGGTGAGCCGGGATCGG gCTCCAATGCAGAGAGCCAAAGGCCATCTAATACCTACAATGGAGACCTTAATGGCCTCCTGGTCCCAGATCCACTCAGTTCAGGTGATGGTAACTCAACAAGCAAACCTGGTATACGGACCATGCCACCCATTAACCTGCAGGAAAAGCAGGTCAT TTGCCTCTCGGGGGATGACAGCTCCACTTGCATTGGGATTTTGGCCAAGGAGGTGGAAATTGTGGCCAGCAGTGATTCTAGCATTTCCAGCAAGGCTCGGGGAAGCAACAAG GTGAAAATCCAGCCTGTCGCCAAGTATGACTGGGAACAGAAATACTACTATGGCAATCTGATTGCAGTGTCAAACTCCTTCTTGGCATATGCCATTAGGG CTGCCAACAACGGCTCAGCAATGGTTCGCGTGATCAGCGTCAGCACTTCAGAGCGCACCTTGCTCAAGGGTTTCACGGGCAGTGTGGCTGATCTGGCTTTTGCACACCTCAACTCTCCACAGCTTGCCTGCCTGGATGAGGCTGGCAATCTTTTTGTGTGGCGCTTGGCTCTGGTTAAGGGTAAAATTCA AGAAGAGATTTTGGTCCATATCCGGCAGCCAGAGGGCACGCCACTGAACCACTTCCGAAGGATCATCTGGTGCCCCTTCATCCCTGAGGAAAGTGAGGACTGTTGTGAGGAAAGTAGCCCAACAGTGGCCCTCCTTCATGAAGACCGG GCTGAAGTGTGGGACCTGGATATGCTTCGCTCCAGCCACAACAGCTGGCCTGTGGATGTCAGCCAAATCAAGCAGGGCTTCATTGTGGTAAAAGGCCATAGCACG TGCCTGAGTGAAGGAGCCCTCTCCCCTGATGGGACTGTCCTGGCTACCGCAAGCCATGATGGCTTTGTCAAGTTCTGGCAGATCTACATTGAAGGTCAGGATGAGCCAAG GTGTCTGCATGAATGGAAGCCTCATGATGGGCGGCCCCTTTCTTGCCTCCTGTTCTGTGACAACCATAAGAAACAGGATCCTGA AGTCCCATTCTGGAGGTTCCTCATTACTGGTGCTGACCAGAATCGGGAGCTGAAAATGTGGTGCACAGTGTCCTGGACCTGTCTGCAAACCATTCG CTTCTCTCCAGATATCTTCAGCTCAGTGAGTGTACCTCCCAGCCTCAAAGTTTGCTTGGACCTCTCAGCAGAGTATCTGATTCTTAGTGACGTGCAACGAAAG GTCCTCTATGTGATGGAGCTGCTGCAGAACCAAGATGAGGGCCGTGCTTGTTTCAGTTCCATCTCTGAGTTCCTGCTCACCCACCCTGTGCTGAGCTTTGGCATCCAGGTTGTGAGTCGCTGCCGGCTGCGGCACACTGAGGTGCTGCCTGCTGAGGAGGAGAATGACAGTCTGGGGGCTG AGAGTTCCCATGGAGCTGGTGCCTTGGAATCTGCAGCTGGTGTGCTTATCAAACTCTTTTGTGTCCATACTAA GGcactacaagatgtgcagatcCGCTTCCAGCCACAGCTGAACCCTGACGTGGTGGCTCCACTCCCTACCCACACTGCTCACGAGGACTTCA CATTTGGAGAGTCTCGACCTGAACTAGGCTCTGAGGGGCTAGCTTCAGCTGCTCATGGGTCCCAGCCTGACCTCCGGCGCATTGTGGAACTGCCTGCACCTGCAGACTTCCTCAGTCTGAGCAGTGAGACCAAGCCTAAGTTGATGACACCTGATGCTTTCATGACACCTACCGCTTCCCTGCAGCAG ATCTCTGCATCCcctagcagcagcagtagcagcagcagcagcagcagcagtagtagcagcagcagcagcagcagcagctctctAACAGCTGTGTCTGCTGTGAGCAGCTCCTCAGCCATGGACCCCTCCTTGCCCAG GCCACCTGAGGAGCTGACCTTGAGCCCCAAGCTGCAGCTAGATGGCAGCCTGACaataaacagcagcagcagcctgcagGCAAGCCCACGAAGCCTCCTTCCTGGCCTGCTCCCAGGCCCAACTGACAAATTGACTCCCAAAGGACCtgggcag GTATCTACTTCTGCCTCTGCACTATCCTTGGATTTGCAGGAAGTGGAGCCTTTAGGGCTACCCCAGGCCTCCCCAAGTCGCACCCGTTCCCCTGATGTGATTTCCTCAGCATCCACTGCCCTGTCCCAGGACATCCCTGAAATTGCCTCTGAGGCCCTATCCCGTGGCTTTGGCTCCTCTGTTCCTGAGGGCCTCATTGAGCCAGACAGTATGGCTTCAGCTGCCTCAGCACTACACTTACTGTCTCCTCGGCCCAGGCAAGGCCCTGAGCTTGGCTCTCAACTTGGCCTGGATGGAGGTCCTGGGGATGGGGATCGGCATAATACTCCCTCCCTACTTGAAGCAGCCTTGACCCAGGAGGTTGCAACCCCTGACAGTCAAGTCTGGCCTACAGCACCTGACATTACTCGGGAGACCTGTAGTACACTGACAGAAAG CCCCAGGAATGGCCTCCAGGAAAAGCACAAAAGCCTGGCCTTCCACAGGCCACCTTACCACCTCCTACAGCAACATGACAGCCAGGACACCAGTGCTGAGCAAAG TGACCATGATGATGAAGTTGCcagccttgcctctgcctcaggaggtTTTGGCAGCAAAATTCCTGCTCCACGGTTGCCAGTCAAGGATTGGAAGACCAAGGGATCCCCTCGGACTTCACCCAAGCTCAAGAGGAAAAGCAAGAAGGATGATGG GGATTCAACTGTGGGATCCCGGCTCACCGAGCACCAG GTGGCAGAGCCCCCTGAGGACTGGCCAGCACTGCTTTGGCAGCAGCAAAGAGAGCTGGCAGAGCTATGGCACAACCAAGAGGAGCTGCTACAGCGTCTTTGTGCCCAACTTGAAGGTCTACAGAGCACTGTCACTGACCATGTAGAACGAGCCCTGGAGACACGGCATGAACAAGAGC AGCAGCGGCTGGAGCGGGCACTGGCTGAGGGGCAGCAACGGGGTGGGCAGCTACAGGAGCAGCTGACGCAGCAGCTATCCCAGGCATTGTCTTCAGCTGTGGCTGGGCGGCTAGAACGTAGCATAAGGGATGAAATCAAGAAGACGGTTCCTCCAT GTGTTTCTAGAAGTCTGGAGCCTGTGGCAGGCCAACTAAGCAACTCAGTGGCTACCAAGCTTACAGCTGTGGAAGGGAGCATGAAAGAAAATATCTCTAAGCTACTCAAGTCCAAG AACTTGACAGATGCCATTGCTCGAGCAGCTGCAGACACTTTGCAGGGACCAATGCAGGCTGCTTACCGGGAAGCCTTCCAGAGTGTGGTACTGCCAGCTTTTGAGAAGAGTTGCCAGGCTATGTTCCAGCAAATCAATGACAGCTTTAGACTGGGCACGCAGGAAT ATTTGCAGCAGCTAGAGAGTCACATGAAGAGCAGGAAGGCACGTGAACAGGAAGCTAGGGAGCCTGTGCTGGCTCAACTTCGGGGCCTGGTCAGCACTCTGCAGAGTGCCACTGAGCAGATGGCAGCCACTGTGTCTAGCAGTGTTCGGGCTGAGGTGCAACACCAGCTGCATGTGGCTGTGGGCAG CTTGCAGGAGTCAATTTTAGCACAAGTTCAACGCATTGTTAAGGGTGAAGTAAGTGTGGCACTTAAGGAGCAACAGGCCACTGTCACCTCCAGCATCATGCAGGCCATGCGTTCAGCTGCTGGCACACCTGTCCCCTCTGCCCACCTTGACTGCCAGGCCCAACAAGCCCACATCTTGCAGTTACTGCAGCAGGGCCACCTCAATCAGGCCTTCCAGCAG GCACTGACTGCAGCTGATCTCAACCTGgtgctgtatgtgtgtgaaacTGTGGATCCAGCCCAGGTTTTTGGGCAGCCGCCCTGTCCACTATCCCAGCCTGTTCTCCTTTCCCTAATCCAGCAGCTGGCATCTGACCTTGGAACTAGAAGTGACCTCAAACTCAG CTACTTGGAAGAGGCTGTGATGCACCTGGACCACAGCGACCCCATCACCAGAGACCACATGGGCTCTGTCATGGCCCAGGTGCGCCAGAAGCTCTTCCAGTTCCTGCAGGCTGATCCTCACAACTCACTCGGCAAAGCTGCTCGTCGTCTCAGCCTCATGCTGCATGGCCTTGTGACTCCAAGCCTCCCTTAG
- the Edc4 gene encoding enhancer of mRNA-decapping protein 4 isoform X1, with protein MASCASIDIEDATQHLRDILKLDRPAGGEPGSGSNAESQRPSNTYNGDLNGLLVPDPLSSGDGNSTSKPGIRTMPPINLQEKQVICLSGDDSSTCIGILAKEVEIVASSDSSISSKARGSNKVKIQPVAKYDWEQKYYYGNLIAVSNSFLAYAIRAANNGSAMVRVISVSTSERTLLKGFTGSVADLAFAHLNSPQLACLDEAGNLFVWRLALVKGKIQEEILVHIRQPEGTPLNHFRRIIWCPFIPEESEDCCEESSPTVALLHEDRAEVWDLDMLRSSHNSWPVDVSQIKQGFIVVKGHSTCLSEGALSPDGTVLATASHDGFVKFWQIYIEGQDEPRCLHEWKPHDGRPLSCLLFCDNHKKQDPEVPFWRFLITGADQNRELKMWCTVSWTCLQTIRFSPDIFSSVSVPPSLKVCLDLSAEYLILSDVQRKVLYVMELLQNQDEGRACFSSISEFLLTHPVLSFGIQVVSRCRLRHTEVLPAEEENDSLGAESSHGAGALESAAGVLIKLFCVHTKALQDVQIRFQPQLNPDVVAPLPTHTAHEDFTFGESRPELGSEGLASAAHGSQPDLRRIVELPAPADFLSLSSETKPKLMTPDAFMTPTASLQQISASPSSSSSSSSSSSSSSSSSSSSSSLTAVSAVSSSSAMDPSLPSRPPEELTLSPKLQLDGSLTINSSSSLQASPRSLLPGLLPGPTDKLTPKGPGQVSTSASALSLDLQEVEPLGLPQASPSRTRSPDVISSASTALSQDIPEIASEALSRGFGSSVPEGLIEPDSMASAASALHLLSPRPRQGPELGSQLGLDGGPGDGDRHNTPSLLEAALTQEVATPDSQVWPTAPDITRETCSTLTESPRNGLQEKHKSLAFHRPPYHLLQQHDSQDTSAEQSDHDDEVASLASASGGFGSKIPAPRLPVKDWKTKGSPRTSPKLKRKSKKDDGDSTVGSRLTEHQVAEPPEDWPALLWQQQRELAELWHNQEELLQRLCAQLEGLQSTVTDHVERALETRHEQEQQRLERALAEGQQRGGQLQEQLTQQLSQALSSAVAGRLERSIRDEIKKTVPPCVSRSLEPVAGQLSNSVATKLTAVEGSMKENISKLLKSKNLTDAIARAAADTLQGPMQAAYREAFQSVVLPAFEKSCQAMFQQINDSFRLGTQEYLQQLESHMKSRKAREQEAREPVLAQLRGLVSTLQSATEQMAATVSSSVRAEVQHQLHVAVGSLQESILAQVQRIVKGEVSVALKEQQATVTSSIMQAMRSAAGTPVPSAHLDCQAQQAHILQLLQQGHLNQAFQQALTAADLNLVLYVCETVDPAQVFGQPPCPLSQPVLLSLIQQLASDLGTRSDLKLSYLEEAVMHLDHSDPITRDHMGSVMAQVRQKLFQFLQADPHNSLGKAARRLSLMLHGLVTPSLP; from the exons ATGGCCTCCTGCGCGAGCATCGACATTGAGGACGCCACGCAGCATCTGCGGGACATTCTCAAACTGGACCGGCCCGCCGGAGGTGAGCCGGGATCGG gCTCCAATGCAGAGAGCCAAAGGCCATCTAATACCTACAATGGAGACCTTAATGGCCTCCTGGTCCCAGATCCACTCAGTTCAGGTGATGGTAACTCAACAAGCAAACCTGGTATACGGACCATGCCACCCATTAACCTGCAGGAAAAGCAGGTCAT TTGCCTCTCGGGGGATGACAGCTCCACTTGCATTGGGATTTTGGCCAAGGAGGTGGAAATTGTGGCCAGCAGTGATTCTAGCATTTCCAGCAAGGCTCGGGGAAGCAACAAG GTGAAAATCCAGCCTGTCGCCAAGTATGACTGGGAACAGAAATACTACTATGGCAATCTGATTGCAGTGTCAAACTCCTTCTTGGCATATGCCATTAGGG CTGCCAACAACGGCTCAGCAATGGTTCGCGTGATCAGCGTCAGCACTTCAGAGCGCACCTTGCTCAAGGGTTTCACGGGCAGTGTGGCTGATCTGGCTTTTGCACACCTCAACTCTCCACAGCTTGCCTGCCTGGATGAGGCTGGCAATCTTTTTGTGTGGCGCTTGGCTCTGGTTAAGGGTAAAATTCA AGAAGAGATTTTGGTCCATATCCGGCAGCCAGAGGGCACGCCACTGAACCACTTCCGAAGGATCATCTGGTGCCCCTTCATCCCTGAGGAAAGTGAGGACTGTTGTGAGGAAAGTAGCCCAACAGTGGCCCTCCTTCATGAAGACCGG GCTGAAGTGTGGGACCTGGATATGCTTCGCTCCAGCCACAACAGCTGGCCTGTGGATGTCAGCCAAATCAAGCAGGGCTTCATTGTGGTAAAAGGCCATAGCACG TGCCTGAGTGAAGGAGCCCTCTCCCCTGATGGGACTGTCCTGGCTACCGCAAGCCATGATGGCTTTGTCAAGTTCTGGCAGATCTACATTGAAGGTCAGGATGAGCCAAG GTGTCTGCATGAATGGAAGCCTCATGATGGGCGGCCCCTTTCTTGCCTCCTGTTCTGTGACAACCATAAGAAACAGGATCCTGA AGTCCCATTCTGGAGGTTCCTCATTACTGGTGCTGACCAGAATCGGGAGCTGAAAATGTGGTGCACAGTGTCCTGGACCTGTCTGCAAACCATTCG CTTCTCTCCAGATATCTTCAGCTCAGTGAGTGTACCTCCCAGCCTCAAAGTTTGCTTGGACCTCTCAGCAGAGTATCTGATTCTTAGTGACGTGCAACGAAAG GTCCTCTATGTGATGGAGCTGCTGCAGAACCAAGATGAGGGCCGTGCTTGTTTCAGTTCCATCTCTGAGTTCCTGCTCACCCACCCTGTGCTGAGCTTTGGCATCCAGGTTGTGAGTCGCTGCCGGCTGCGGCACACTGAGGTGCTGCCTGCTGAGGAGGAGAATGACAGTCTGGGGGCTG AGAGTTCCCATGGAGCTGGTGCCTTGGAATCTGCAGCTGGTGTGCTTATCAAACTCTTTTGTGTCCATACTAA GGcactacaagatgtgcagatcCGCTTCCAGCCACAGCTGAACCCTGACGTGGTGGCTCCACTCCCTACCCACACTGCTCACGAGGACTTCA CATTTGGAGAGTCTCGACCTGAACTAGGCTCTGAGGGGCTAGCTTCAGCTGCTCATGGGTCCCAGCCTGACCTCCGGCGCATTGTGGAACTGCCTGCACCTGCAGACTTCCTCAGTCTGAGCAGTGAGACCAAGCCTAAGTTGATGACACCTGATGCTTTCATGACACCTACCGCTTCCCTGCAGCAG ATCTCTGCATCCcctagcagcagcagtagcagcagcagcagcagcagcagtagtagcagcagcagcagcagcagcagctctctAACAGCTGTGTCTGCTGTGAGCAGCTCCTCAGCCATGGACCCCTCCTTGCCCAG TAGGCCACCTGAGGAGCTGACCTTGAGCCCCAAGCTGCAGCTAGATGGCAGCCTGACaataaacagcagcagcagcctgcagGCAAGCCCACGAAGCCTCCTTCCTGGCCTGCTCCCAGGCCCAACTGACAAATTGACTCCCAAAGGACCtgggcag GTATCTACTTCTGCCTCTGCACTATCCTTGGATTTGCAGGAAGTGGAGCCTTTAGGGCTACCCCAGGCCTCCCCAAGTCGCACCCGTTCCCCTGATGTGATTTCCTCAGCATCCACTGCCCTGTCCCAGGACATCCCTGAAATTGCCTCTGAGGCCCTATCCCGTGGCTTTGGCTCCTCTGTTCCTGAGGGCCTCATTGAGCCAGACAGTATGGCTTCAGCTGCCTCAGCACTACACTTACTGTCTCCTCGGCCCAGGCAAGGCCCTGAGCTTGGCTCTCAACTTGGCCTGGATGGAGGTCCTGGGGATGGGGATCGGCATAATACTCCCTCCCTACTTGAAGCAGCCTTGACCCAGGAGGTTGCAACCCCTGACAGTCAAGTCTGGCCTACAGCACCTGACATTACTCGGGAGACCTGTAGTACACTGACAGAAAG CCCCAGGAATGGCCTCCAGGAAAAGCACAAAAGCCTGGCCTTCCACAGGCCACCTTACCACCTCCTACAGCAACATGACAGCCAGGACACCAGTGCTGAGCAAAG TGACCATGATGATGAAGTTGCcagccttgcctctgcctcaggaggtTTTGGCAGCAAAATTCCTGCTCCACGGTTGCCAGTCAAGGATTGGAAGACCAAGGGATCCCCTCGGACTTCACCCAAGCTCAAGAGGAAAAGCAAGAAGGATGATGG GGATTCAACTGTGGGATCCCGGCTCACCGAGCACCAG GTGGCAGAGCCCCCTGAGGACTGGCCAGCACTGCTTTGGCAGCAGCAAAGAGAGCTGGCAGAGCTATGGCACAACCAAGAGGAGCTGCTACAGCGTCTTTGTGCCCAACTTGAAGGTCTACAGAGCACTGTCACTGACCATGTAGAACGAGCCCTGGAGACACGGCATGAACAAGAGC AGCAGCGGCTGGAGCGGGCACTGGCTGAGGGGCAGCAACGGGGTGGGCAGCTACAGGAGCAGCTGACGCAGCAGCTATCCCAGGCATTGTCTTCAGCTGTGGCTGGGCGGCTAGAACGTAGCATAAGGGATGAAATCAAGAAGACGGTTCCTCCAT GTGTTTCTAGAAGTCTGGAGCCTGTGGCAGGCCAACTAAGCAACTCAGTGGCTACCAAGCTTACAGCTGTGGAAGGGAGCATGAAAGAAAATATCTCTAAGCTACTCAAGTCCAAG AACTTGACAGATGCCATTGCTCGAGCAGCTGCAGACACTTTGCAGGGACCAATGCAGGCTGCTTACCGGGAAGCCTTCCAGAGTGTGGTACTGCCAGCTTTTGAGAAGAGTTGCCAGGCTATGTTCCAGCAAATCAATGACAGCTTTAGACTGGGCACGCAGGAAT ATTTGCAGCAGCTAGAGAGTCACATGAAGAGCAGGAAGGCACGTGAACAGGAAGCTAGGGAGCCTGTGCTGGCTCAACTTCGGGGCCTGGTCAGCACTCTGCAGAGTGCCACTGAGCAGATGGCAGCCACTGTGTCTAGCAGTGTTCGGGCTGAGGTGCAACACCAGCTGCATGTGGCTGTGGGCAG CTTGCAGGAGTCAATTTTAGCACAAGTTCAACGCATTGTTAAGGGTGAAGTAAGTGTGGCACTTAAGGAGCAACAGGCCACTGTCACCTCCAGCATCATGCAGGCCATGCGTTCAGCTGCTGGCACACCTGTCCCCTCTGCCCACCTTGACTGCCAGGCCCAACAAGCCCACATCTTGCAGTTACTGCAGCAGGGCCACCTCAATCAGGCCTTCCAGCAG GCACTGACTGCAGCTGATCTCAACCTGgtgctgtatgtgtgtgaaacTGTGGATCCAGCCCAGGTTTTTGGGCAGCCGCCCTGTCCACTATCCCAGCCTGTTCTCCTTTCCCTAATCCAGCAGCTGGCATCTGACCTTGGAACTAGAAGTGACCTCAAACTCAG CTACTTGGAAGAGGCTGTGATGCACCTGGACCACAGCGACCCCATCACCAGAGACCACATGGGCTCTGTCATGGCCCAGGTGCGCCAGAAGCTCTTCCAGTTCCTGCAGGCTGATCCTCACAACTCACTCGGCAAAGCTGCTCGTCGTCTCAGCCTCATGCTGCATGGCCTTGTGACTCCAAGCCTCCCTTAG